One stretch of Deinococcus metalli DNA includes these proteins:
- a CDS encoding sugar phosphate isomerase/epimerase family protein produces MSAPPETFGLNTSFAIKRWPEPERWAALIRSLGVQTVQFSFDLLDPCWPATVTGPQTRRILRACEAEGLRLDSAFLGLAAYSYNALLHPEPGVRDAAEHWLKLAATLGADMGARATGGPLGGVGVGQVITEALKAEVAERLHRVADHARSAGLEAILVEPTPLRREWPHTPEQLGDLLARTSGTAVPLRVVLDLGHVYYPPLYGHAAGLGPWLDACGERLHGLHLQQTDGQADRHWNFTRPGIIDLAAIRAELDRHGLGDRPAVLEVFYAFEQDDDEVWEDVRAGVAVAQDAWRSAAPAS; encoded by the coding sequence ATGAGTGCCCCGCCGGAGACCTTCGGCCTGAACACCTCCTTCGCCATCAAGCGCTGGCCGGAGCCGGAGCGCTGGGCGGCCCTGATCCGCAGCCTGGGGGTTCAGACCGTGCAGTTCAGTTTCGACCTGCTCGATCCCTGCTGGCCCGCCACCGTGACCGGCCCGCAGACCCGCCGCATCCTGCGGGCCTGTGAGGCCGAGGGTCTGCGGCTCGACAGCGCCTTTCTCGGCCTGGCGGCGTACAGCTACAACGCCCTGCTGCACCCCGAGCCGGGCGTGCGGGACGCCGCCGAGCACTGGCTCAAGCTCGCCGCGACACTGGGGGCCGACATGGGGGCCCGCGCGACCGGCGGGCCGCTGGGCGGCGTCGGTGTCGGGCAGGTCATCACGGAGGCGCTGAAGGCTGAGGTCGCCGAGCGTCTGCACCGCGTCGCGGATCATGCACGGTCGGCAGGGCTGGAGGCCATCCTCGTCGAGCCGACGCCGCTCAGGCGCGAGTGGCCGCACACCCCGGAGCAGCTCGGCGACCTGCTCGCCCGCACGTCGGGGACGGCGGTGCCGCTGCGGGTCGTGCTCGACCTGGGGCATGTGTACTACCCGCCGCTGTATGGCCACGCTGCTGGCCTCGGGCCGTGGTTGGACGCATGCGGTGAGCGCCTCCACGGCCTGCACCTGCAGCAGACCGACGGGCAGGCCGACCGCCACTGGAACTTCACCAGACCCGGCATCATCGATCTGGCCGCTATCCGGGCAGAACTCGACCGGCACGGCCTGGGGGACAGACCCGCCGTCCTGGAGGTCTTCTACGCCTTCGAGCAGGACGACGACGAGGTCTGGGAGGACGTGCGGGCCGGCGTCGCGGTGGCGCAGGACGCGTGGCGGTCGGCGGCTCCAGCGTCCTGA
- a CDS encoding carboxypeptidase-like regulatory domain-containing protein, with translation MHRLSLVSLLLTAALSACGSEAASGTPPVTPPVPSPTPGPRAGFITGTVTNERGQPIQGAEVVADNTLSYDSNLITHTDARGQYSIDVHALPTTFNVLAKVTLTYDSLSLPIDLIPENPDEVAGIQGGTRNFVLRPKVITPQDPYGNLGMVFLEHRPGEYTIDFRTLDVTLTPIGPLADGTTGTPVTAHPIQSGSGWLVPNVMWGRYTVTVSMNGHLLKVRARRAVNSDPFADAYTGGFWTDYFISRPSIFLELHDPAAE, from the coding sequence ATGCACCGACTCAGCCTCGTTTCCCTCCTGCTGACCGCCGCGCTGAGTGCCTGCGGCAGTGAGGCCGCCAGCGGCACGCCGCCCGTCACCCCGCCGGTTCCATCCCCCACGCCGGGACCGCGCGCCGGCTTCATCACCGGCACCGTCACGAATGAGCGCGGCCAGCCCATCCAGGGCGCCGAGGTCGTCGCGGACAACACGCTGTCGTACGACAGCAACCTGATCACGCACACCGACGCCAGGGGCCAGTACAGCATCGACGTGCACGCGCTGCCCACCACCTTCAACGTGCTGGCGAAGGTCACGCTGACGTACGACTCGCTGTCGCTGCCCATCGACCTGATCCCGGAGAACCCCGACGAGGTGGCCGGCATCCAGGGCGGCACGCGGAACTTCGTGCTGAGGCCCAAGGTCATCACGCCGCAGGACCCGTACGGGAACCTCGGCATGGTGTTCCTGGAGCACCGGCCGGGCGAGTACACCATCGACTTCAGGACCCTCGACGTGACCCTCACGCCCATCGGCCCGCTCGCAGACGGCACCACCGGGACCCCCGTCACCGCGCACCCCATCCAGAGCGGCAGCGGGTGGCTGGTCCCGAACGTGATGTGGGGCAGGTACACGGTGACGGTGTCCATGAACGGCCACCTCCTGAAGGTGCGCGCCCGCCGCGCCGTGAACTCGGACCCCTTCGCCGACGCCTACACCGGCGGCTTCTGGACGGACTACTTCATCTCGCGCCCCAGCATCTTCCTCGAACTGCACGACCCCGCCGCCGAGTGA
- a CDS encoding glucose 1-dehydrogenase, whose product MKDTGGATFDFRQRRALVTGAGKGIGREIAAFLAGCGAQVVAVSRSADDLAALERDHGCMPVVADLADVQGARDAVRAAGPVDLLVNNAGISVLQPFLDVTPDAFDRTVAVNVRAALIVSQEVARGLIARGAPGAIVNVSSQASTVGLPEHAAYCASKGALDQLTRVMAIELGPHGIRVNAVNPTVTMTPMGRMAWGDPTRSAPMLARIPLGRFAEPLDVAHTVAYLLSDSAGMIHGATLPVDGGFLAT is encoded by the coding sequence GTGAAGGACACAGGCGGCGCGACCTTCGACTTCCGGCAGCGCCGCGCCCTGGTCACCGGGGCGGGCAAGGGCATCGGGCGGGAGATCGCCGCGTTCCTGGCCGGGTGCGGCGCGCAGGTCGTGGCCGTGAGCCGCAGCGCCGACGATCTCGCCGCCCTTGAACGCGACCACGGCTGCATGCCCGTGGTGGCCGATCTGGCAGACGTGCAGGGCGCGCGGGACGCCGTGCGCGCCGCCGGGCCGGTCGACCTGCTCGTGAACAACGCCGGCATCTCGGTTCTGCAACCCTTTCTGGACGTCACGCCGGACGCCTTCGACCGGACGGTGGCGGTCAACGTGCGGGCCGCGCTGATCGTCTCGCAGGAGGTGGCGCGTGGCCTGATCGCGCGCGGCGCGCCGGGGGCCATCGTGAACGTGTCGAGTCAGGCCTCGACCGTCGGCCTGCCGGAACACGCGGCGTACTGCGCGTCCAAGGGTGCGCTCGACCAGCTCACGCGGGTCATGGCCATCGAGCTCGGCCCGCACGGTATCCGCGTGAACGCCGTGAATCCCACCGTGACCATGACGCCGATGGGCCGCATGGCCTGGGGCGATCCCACCCGCAGCGCCCCGATGCTCGCGCGCATCCCGCTCGGGCGCTTCGCCGAGCCGCTCGACGTGGCGCACACCGTGGCCTACCTGCTCAGTGACAGCGCCGGGATGATCCACGGCGCGACCCTGCCCGTGGACGGCGGCTTCCTGGCCACCTGA
- a CDS encoding ABC transporter substrate-binding protein, with protein MNRITLLASLTTLLAASAQAQSWSLATAAAPYKGTTVKAIFLDRPGYKAAAALIPQFEKETGIKISYETVPYESTNQRYVLDFTSGGGADLVLSDVVWIGQFADAGWMVPLDKFTKDPKLADPALNLKGFFPVLLNSFGTWNNKVYGLPFDNYSGLMYYNKCTLKAAGFNAPPKTWDELLTKYAPKLTGNGKYGFALQSRRGETQSADSFMRTLWLAGGSLIDAKTFEPNLQSAASQKGLKFRQDLMKFMPPGVVDQDHAEVVAAFNNGTVPMITEWSAFYPTITDPKQSKVPASCLGVTTEPLGTAGLKPALGGFSLGVNSNSDAKKQAAAYLFIQWITSEKMAKAYVQAGGVSGRQAVYKDPAIRAKYLYVDPMVKSWSAGTAVPNFRPRFAEWPQISQIVAENGTKIMLGQLSTVAGAKAIDDQVKDILTKAGYYNGKKAKLQ; from the coding sequence ATGAACCGCATCACCCTGCTCGCCAGTCTCACCACCCTGCTCGCTGCCAGCGCCCAAGCGCAGTCCTGGAGCCTGGCCACCGCCGCCGCGCCCTACAAGGGCACGACCGTCAAGGCGATCTTCCTCGACCGGCCCGGTTACAAGGCCGCTGCCGCCCTGATCCCGCAGTTCGAGAAGGAGACCGGCATCAAGATCAGCTACGAGACGGTGCCCTACGAGAGTACCAACCAGCGCTACGTGCTGGACTTCACCTCGGGCGGCGGGGCCGACCTGGTGCTGTCGGACGTCGTGTGGATCGGGCAGTTCGCGGACGCCGGGTGGATGGTGCCGCTCGACAAGTTCACCAAGGATCCCAAGCTGGCCGACCCGGCGCTGAACCTGAAGGGCTTTTTCCCGGTGCTGCTGAACTCCTTCGGCACCTGGAACAACAAGGTGTACGGCCTGCCCTTCGACAACTACTCGGGCTTGATGTACTACAACAAGTGCACCCTGAAGGCCGCCGGCTTCAACGCGCCGCCCAAGACCTGGGATGAGCTGCTGACGAAGTACGCGCCCAAGCTCACCGGGAACGGCAAGTACGGCTTCGCGCTGCAGTCGCGCCGGGGCGAGACCCAGAGCGCCGACTCGTTCATGCGCACGCTGTGGCTGGCGGGCGGCAGCCTGATCGATGCCAAGACCTTCGAGCCGAACCTGCAGAGCGCGGCCTCGCAGAAGGGCCTGAAGTTCCGCCAGGATCTCATGAAGTTTATGCCCCCCGGCGTGGTCGACCAGGATCACGCCGAGGTCGTGGCCGCCTTCAACAACGGCACCGTCCCGATGATCACCGAGTGGTCGGCGTTCTACCCCACCATCACCGACCCCAAGCAGTCGAAGGTGCCCGCGAGCTGCCTGGGCGTGACCACCGAACCGCTGGGCACGGCGGGCCTCAAGCCGGCCCTGGGAGGCTTCTCGCTCGGCGTGAACAGCAACAGCGACGCCAAAAAGCAGGCGGCCGCGTACCTGTTCATCCAGTGGATCACCTCCGAGAAGATGGCCAAGGCCTACGTGCAGGCCGGCGGTGTCAGTGGACGCCAGGCCGTCTACAAAGACCCGGCCATCCGCGCCAAGTACCTCTACGTCGATCCCATGGTGAAGTCCTGGAGCGCCGGCACGGCCGTCCCGAACTTCCGCCCGCGCTTCGCGGAGTGGCCGCAGATCTCGCAGATCGTCGCGGAGAACGGCACCAAGATCATGCTGGGGCAGCTCAGCACGGTGGCCGGCGCGAAGGCCATCGACGACCAGGTCAAGGACATCCTGACCAAGGCCGGCTACTACAACGGCAAGAAGGCCAAGCTGCAGTAG
- a CDS encoding SIS domain-containing protein, with protein sequence MPQSSDLNVLAHHALSEVGQVLAALDPSAPDRFVEEVTRAGRVAVYGVGREGLTMRALAMRLYHAGVHASVVGDMSAPPLGAGDLLIASAGPGGFSTVNALLGVARAAGARTLLFTAQPGGPAAALADTVVVVPARTMADDHDGAPPTPGSLPMGSVYELSVWLLGDLLIEALVARTGRRPEELSARHTNLE encoded by the coding sequence GTGCCCCAGTCCTCTGACCTGAACGTTCTGGCCCACCACGCGCTGAGCGAGGTGGGTCAGGTGCTGGCCGCCCTCGACCCCAGCGCGCCTGACCGCTTCGTGGAGGAGGTCACGCGCGCCGGGCGCGTGGCCGTCTACGGCGTGGGCCGGGAGGGCCTGACCATGCGCGCGCTGGCGATGCGGCTGTACCACGCCGGCGTGCACGCGAGCGTCGTGGGCGACATGTCGGCCCCGCCGCTGGGCGCGGGCGACCTGCTGATCGCCAGCGCCGGTCCCGGCGGCTTCTCGACCGTGAACGCCCTGCTGGGCGTGGCCCGCGCGGCGGGCGCACGGACCCTGCTGTTCACCGCCCAGCCGGGCGGCCCCGCCGCCGCCCTGGCCGACACGGTCGTGGTCGTCCCGGCGCGCACCATGGCCGACGACCACGACGGCGCGCCGCCCACACCCGGCAGTCTTCCGATGGGCAGCGTGTACGAGTTGAGCGTGTGGCTGCTCGGCGACCTGCTGATCGAGGCGCTGGTCGCCCGCACCGGACGGCGCCCGGAGGAACTGAGCGCCCGGCACACCAACCTCGAATAG
- a CDS encoding sugar phosphate isomerase/epimerase family protein, whose protein sequence is MLKFGAHAFCWEGDWTPQIGGRVIDHAARAELDFIEIPLLDPETFDARLHRRQLEAAGLDCVCSLGLPRDAHMPHEPAKAVAFLKRVLDAMEELGSRDLTGCTGYSLGVLTGHGPTPDETGRMVAGLREVAEDAERRGIRLGLEAVNRYETYMVNTLQDALSVVSQVGSDNLRVHADTYHMNIEETNLREALRGVAGRLHFIHMSESHRGLVGTGTVPWEDVWQGLADIGFSGYLTLESFAAPNAELAAATCIWKPPRHSGQELAQGGLAFLREGATRHGLM, encoded by the coding sequence ATGCTGAAATTCGGAGCACACGCCTTTTGCTGGGAGGGGGACTGGACGCCGCAGATCGGGGGGCGCGTGATCGACCACGCCGCCCGCGCCGAACTCGACTTCATCGAGATCCCGCTGCTCGATCCCGAGACCTTCGACGCCAGACTCCATCGCCGTCAGCTGGAGGCCGCCGGACTCGATTGCGTCTGCTCGCTCGGCCTGCCACGCGACGCCCACATGCCCCATGAACCGGCGAAAGCCGTCGCGTTCCTGAAACGCGTGCTGGACGCCATGGAGGAACTCGGCTCACGCGACCTGACCGGCTGCACCGGGTACTCGCTGGGCGTCCTGACCGGCCACGGCCCCACCCCGGACGAGACCGGGCGCATGGTCGCCGGCCTGCGCGAGGTGGCCGAGGACGCCGAGCGGCGCGGCATCCGGCTGGGTCTGGAAGCCGTGAACCGCTACGAAACCTACATGGTGAACACCCTGCAAGACGCCCTGTCGGTGGTCAGCCAGGTCGGCTCGGACAACCTGCGCGTGCATGCCGACACCTACCACATGAACATCGAGGAGACGAACCTGCGTGAGGCGCTGCGTGGCGTTGCCGGGCGGCTGCACTTCATCCACATGAGCGAGAGCCACCGTGGCCTCGTCGGCACCGGCACCGTGCCGTGGGAGGACGTGTGGCAGGGCCTCGCGGACATCGGCTTCAGCGGTTACCTCACGCTGGAGTCCTTCGCCGCGCCGAACGCCGAACTCGCCGCCGCCACCTGCATCTGGAAGCCGCCCCGCCACAGCGGCCAGGAACTCGCGCAGGGCGGCCTCGCCTTCCTGAGAGAGGGCGCGACCCGCCACGGGCTGATGTGA
- a CDS encoding carbohydrate ABC transporter permease: MHTQSRWTPFAFLTPAVTVLAVVGIYPLIFAAWVSLHTYLLAQPNIPHDLVWLGNYVTVLKDPSFWGAIGRTLTYLLIALPIQVVLGLGIAFMLRRGPWASLRGLARVALVIPLAMTPVVTGLIGRLIFNQEFGVANFLQSRVTGNTVGTEWLGNPTLAFVTILLMEIWQWTPFAALIFLSGLTAVPAEVEEAATLETRSFWVMLRRIQLPFLMPALTAILILRTADILKQFDMVYTLTSGGPGSSTELINLYITRIGLRGAFDQGVASAQAILMLVLTTVLSRLYIRYLYRGDDA; the protein is encoded by the coding sequence ATGCACACCCAGAGTCGCTGGACTCCATTCGCGTTCCTGACCCCGGCCGTGACCGTCCTGGCCGTGGTCGGCATCTATCCGCTGATCTTCGCCGCGTGGGTGTCGCTGCACACCTACCTGCTCGCGCAGCCGAACATCCCCCACGACCTCGTGTGGCTGGGCAACTACGTGACGGTGCTGAAAGACCCGTCGTTCTGGGGGGCGATCGGCCGCACGCTCACCTACCTGCTGATCGCGCTGCCGATCCAGGTGGTGCTCGGCCTGGGCATCGCCTTCATGCTGCGCCGCGGCCCGTGGGCGAGCCTGCGCGGTCTGGCGCGCGTCGCCCTGGTCATCCCGCTCGCCATGACGCCGGTCGTGACGGGCCTGATCGGCCGGCTGATCTTCAACCAGGAGTTCGGCGTGGCCAACTTCCTGCAAAGCCGCGTGACCGGCAACACGGTCGGAACCGAGTGGCTGGGCAACCCCACGCTGGCCTTCGTGACCATCCTGCTCATGGAGATCTGGCAGTGGACGCCGTTCGCCGCGCTGATCTTCCTGTCGGGTCTGACCGCCGTGCCCGCCGAGGTCGAGGAGGCGGCCACGCTGGAGACCCGCTCGTTCTGGGTCATGCTGCGCCGCATCCAGTTGCCCTTCCTGATGCCCGCCCTGACGGCCATCCTGATCCTGCGCACCGCCGACATCCTCAAGCAGTTCGACATGGTCTACACCCTCACGAGCGGCGGCCCCGGCAGCTCGACGGAGCTGATCAACCTGTACATCACGCGCATTGGGCTGCGCGGGGCCTTCGACCAGGGCGTGGCGTCCGCGCAGGCGATCCTGATGCTGGTGCTCACGACCGTGCTCTCGCGGCTGTACATCCGCTACCTGTACCGGGGGGACGACGCATGA
- a CDS encoding PAS domain S-box protein: MSEPVPGVDAALLSRVLEVSVNGAVLADARRDDHPLIYVNPAFERLTGYTSAEVLGHNCRFLQGDDHDQTARHDLRRAIDTGQSITTTVRNYRKDGSFFLCELTLSPLHDDHGQVTHIVGFQQDVTARETALHAASRAGRRLQATLNNLPESFTAYDRNWTVTYVNAAASAMFGSSPSEVIGQSLTALSPGADRSPIIQAAARAMETGITENVSMYSETLQRDLDATAYAIDDGVAVLLRDVTAARRAQHEAQASQERFSKVFEASPMSIIITRVRDGTFIDANSAFLTASGYAREEVIGRTSTELNLWLEPGQRVSIMEHLRDRGALLIEDQQFRMKSGELREAVISIVSITLEGEACIVSLIRDVSEERRALRRLEASERAARHAAAELQRTLDQSPDMIVSVDLQGRFVNVSAASTRLLGYSPRDMIGQPFFDFLHPDDRARSVQAAAHPERFQAGATLVNRLLREDGSVVWMEWSSVQRLDGVFYGVARDITARRAADEAQAFLAAIVQGSPDAIIGLSLDSTVQSWNGGAERMYGYAAAEMIGHRITEIVPPALTEEQRALLARAARGEYTPAIETTRLSRVGQRIPVQLSIAPIFDSEGAVVGVSKIAHDISGRREAERQILRLNTTLQRKLDHLTGLREIDTAITSGLDLTSTLGVVVDQVLAQVEVDAATVQLLDSHFMTLNDAATRGFMAPPQKQAIRLGQGLSGRVALTRQPVVVNDLLNSGISAVGQVWAQREGFVAYAAVPLVAKGKVVGVLGVYRRQAFDASSDWLETLHTLAGQAAIAIDNAQLFLELERGNLELVLAYQETIEGWARALDLRDKETEGHSRRVTELTVTLCRALGVSGDDLLHVQRGALLHDIGKMGVADAILLKPGRLTDEEWVEMRKHPGYAVDLLSPIHFLRPALDIPQYHHEKWDGSGYPQGVRGTAIPLTARAFAVVDVYDALTSDRPYRAAWSRERALAHIQQEAGTHFDPAVVQAFLKLQGEDAT; encoded by the coding sequence ATGAGCGAACCCGTGCCAGGCGTGGACGCGGCCCTGCTCAGCCGCGTTCTGGAGGTCAGCGTCAATGGCGCTGTGCTCGCCGACGCCCGCCGAGACGACCACCCACTGATCTACGTCAACCCTGCCTTCGAGCGCCTCACCGGCTACACCTCGGCCGAGGTGCTCGGCCACAACTGCCGCTTCCTCCAGGGCGACGACCATGACCAGACGGCCCGCCATGACCTGCGCCGCGCCATCGACACCGGACAGTCCATCACCACCACCGTGCGGAATTACCGGAAGGACGGCTCGTTCTTCCTGTGTGAACTCACCCTGAGTCCACTGCACGACGATCACGGCCAGGTGACGCACATCGTCGGTTTCCAGCAGGACGTCACGGCGCGGGAAACCGCCCTGCACGCGGCGTCCCGGGCGGGCCGGCGGCTACAGGCCACCCTGAACAACCTGCCGGAATCGTTCACGGCCTACGACCGGAACTGGACGGTGACCTACGTGAATGCCGCCGCCTCGGCCATGTTCGGTTCCTCGCCCAGCGAGGTCATCGGCCAGTCACTCACCGCGCTCAGCCCCGGCGCCGACCGCTCTCCCATCATCCAGGCCGCGGCGCGGGCGATGGAGACTGGAATCACCGAGAACGTCAGCATGTACTCCGAGACCCTGCAGCGCGATCTGGATGCCACGGCGTATGCCATCGATGACGGCGTGGCCGTTCTGCTGCGCGACGTCACGGCCGCCCGCCGGGCACAGCACGAAGCGCAGGCGAGCCAGGAACGCTTCTCCAAGGTCTTCGAGGCCAGCCCGATGTCGATCATCATCACGCGCGTGCGCGACGGGACGTTCATCGATGCCAACTCCGCTTTTCTCACCGCCAGCGGGTACGCGCGCGAGGAAGTGATCGGGCGGACCTCGACGGAACTCAACCTCTGGCTGGAACCAGGTCAGCGCGTGTCCATCATGGAACACCTGCGTGACCGGGGGGCGCTGCTGATTGAGGACCAGCAGTTCCGCATGAAGTCCGGAGAGCTGCGCGAGGCCGTCATTTCAATCGTCTCGATCACGCTGGAGGGTGAGGCGTGCATCGTCAGCCTGATCCGTGACGTGAGTGAGGAGCGGCGCGCCCTGCGGCGCCTCGAGGCGAGCGAGCGGGCCGCCCGCCACGCGGCCGCAGAACTCCAGCGCACCCTGGACCAGTCCCCCGACATGATCGTGTCCGTGGACCTGCAGGGCCGCTTCGTGAATGTCAGCGCCGCCTCCACACGCCTGCTGGGCTACTCGCCTCGGGACATGATCGGTCAGCCGTTCTTCGACTTTCTCCACCCGGACGACCGCGCCCGGTCGGTCCAGGCGGCAGCCCACCCCGAGAGGTTCCAGGCGGGGGCCACCCTGGTCAACCGCCTGCTGCGCGAGGACGGTTCGGTGGTGTGGATGGAGTGGAGCTCCGTGCAGCGGCTCGACGGCGTGTTCTACGGGGTCGCGCGGGACATCACGGCCCGGCGCGCAGCCGATGAGGCGCAAGCCTTCCTGGCGGCCATCGTCCAGGGCAGCCCCGACGCCATCATCGGCCTGTCGCTCGACAGCACCGTCCAGTCGTGGAACGGGGGTGCCGAACGCATGTACGGTTATGCGGCCGCCGAGATGATCGGGCACCGCATCACCGAGATCGTGCCACCAGCACTCACGGAGGAGCAACGCGCCCTGCTCGCCCGCGCGGCACGGGGCGAGTACACGCCGGCCATCGAGACCACCCGGCTGTCGCGGGTGGGCCAGCGCATCCCGGTGCAGCTGAGCATCGCGCCGATCTTCGACAGCGAGGGGGCCGTGGTGGGCGTGTCAAAGATCGCGCACGACATCTCCGGGCGCCGGGAAGCGGAGCGGCAGATCCTGCGGCTCAACACCACCCTGCAGCGCAAGCTCGACCACCTCACCGGCCTGCGCGAGATCGACACGGCGATCACGTCCGGCCTCGACCTGACCAGCACCCTGGGCGTCGTGGTGGACCAGGTGCTGGCCCAGGTGGAGGTGGACGCGGCCACCGTGCAGCTGCTCGACAGCCATTTCATGACCCTGAATGACGCGGCCACGCGGGGCTTCATGGCGCCGCCGCAGAAACAGGCGATTCGGCTCGGCCAGGGCCTCTCCGGCCGGGTGGCGCTGACCCGCCAGCCCGTGGTCGTCAACGACCTGCTGAACTCGGGCATTTCCGCCGTCGGGCAGGTCTGGGCACAGCGTGAGGGCTTCGTCGCGTACGCGGCGGTGCCGCTGGTCGCCAAGGGCAAGGTCGTTGGCGTCCTCGGGGTGTACCGCCGGCAGGCCTTCGACGCGTCGTCGGACTGGCTGGAAACGCTGCACACCCTCGCCGGGCAGGCCGCCATCGCCATTGACAACGCCCAGCTGTTCCTCGAACTCGAACGCGGCAACCTCGAACTGGTCCTGGCGTACCAGGAGACCATCGAGGGCTGGGCACGCGCCCTGGACCTGCGCGACAAGGAAACCGAGGGCCACTCGCGCCGCGTCACGGAACTGACGGTGACGTTGTGCCGCGCCCTGGGCGTGTCGGGGGACGACCTGCTGCACGTGCAGCGGGGCGCGCTGCTGCACGACATCGGGAAGATGGGCGTGGCCGACGCGATCTTGCTCAAACCGGGGCGCCTCACGGACGAGGAGTGGGTGGAGATGCGCAAGCACCCCGGGTACGCCGTGGATCTGCTGTCGCCGATCCACTTCCTGCGCCCGGCCCTGGACATCCCGCAGTACCACCACGAGAAATGGGACGGCAGCGGGTACCCGCAGGGCGTGCGCGGCACGGCGATCCCACTGACCGCGCGGGCGTTCGCGGTCGTGGACGTCTACGACGCGCTCACCAGCGACCGCCCCTACCGCGCGGCGTGGTCCCGGGAGCGGGCCCTGGCGCACATCCAGCAGGAAGCCGGCACCCACTTCGATCCGGCCGTGGTACAGGCGTTCCTGAAGTTGCAGGGCGAAGACGCGACCTGA
- a CDS encoding carbohydrate ABC transporter permease, translated as MSLTTRTSDTTAGTALRDADRAARERARRGRGVRSALHAVGLVVILVATLFPFLWMVSTSLKTTSQITAKPPLLVFQGTLEHYRNILGEQYNVGGSLVNSLIVATSATLLAVLLGTPAAYALARFSFKRKDDLWFWFISNRFMSPVVIVLPVYLMASKLRLIGNPALLVAMYLTFSIPIVVWICTDQFRSIPRELDEAAMVDGATPLTIFARVALPLALPGVVVSSILSFIFNWNELLFALFLTRGDGVTAPVRATNFLSGYDVPWGEIMATGTLIVLPVVVFSLLVSRHLVKGLTMGAIK; from the coding sequence ATGAGCCTGACCACCCGCACGAGTGACACCACAGCCGGAACGGCCCTGCGGGACGCCGACCGGGCCGCGCGGGAGCGTGCCCGGCGGGGCCGCGGCGTCCGCTCGGCGCTGCACGCCGTGGGCCTCGTGGTGATCCTGGTCGCCACGCTGTTCCCCTTCCTGTGGATGGTCAGCACGTCCCTGAAGACGACCAGCCAGATCACCGCCAAGCCCCCGCTGCTCGTCTTCCAGGGCACGCTGGAGCACTACCGCAACATCCTGGGCGAGCAGTACAACGTGGGCGGCAGCCTCGTGAACTCGCTCATCGTGGCGACGAGCGCCACCCTGCTGGCCGTGCTGCTCGGCACGCCCGCCGCCTATGCGCTGGCCCGCTTCTCGTTTAAGCGTAAGGACGACCTGTGGTTCTGGTTCATCTCGAACCGCTTCATGTCCCCGGTGGTGATCGTGCTGCCGGTGTACCTGATGGCCTCGAAGCTGCGGCTGATCGGCAACCCGGCGCTGCTGGTCGCCATGTACCTCACGTTCTCGATTCCCATCGTCGTGTGGATCTGCACGGATCAGTTCCGCTCGATTCCGCGTGAACTGGACGAGGCCGCCATGGTGGACGGCGCGACCCCCCTGACGATCTTCGCGCGGGTCGCGCTGCCGCTGGCGCTGCCGGGCGTGGTGGTGTCGAGCATCCTGAGCTTCATCTTCAACTGGAACGAGCTGCTGTTTGCGCTGTTCCTCACGCGCGGCGACGGCGTGACCGCGCCCGTGCGCGCCACGAACTTCCTGAGCGGCTACGACGTGCCGTGGGGCGAGATCATGGCCACCGGGACGCTGATCGTGCTGCCCGTCGTGGTGTTCTCGCTGCTCGTGTCGCGCCACCTGGTCAAGGGCCTGACGATGGGGGCCATCAAGTGA